The DNA window TTCTAAGATACAATGTATCAAGAAAAGTTTTTCCTGCATGTAACAGCACCTTACACATGGACGCTTGACCAATCAAAGCGCGACACTTGACGTGTGTCGTTGTGTAAATAACTCTGCTTTAACTCGTTTTTCCCCCTCCAGGATATTTCGTATGGCACGGTGTTAAATAGTCAGCCTCAAGCGTTTTTCGAGTCAGCGTCCGTACCCAGCTTTGTCACGATGTGGCAGTACATGCGCTATCACCACACGTTCGTGAATAACAGCGCAGAGGGAATCGAGAAAGTCATGAACGAGAACTACGCGTTTATATGGGACTCCGCGGTGCTTGAATTCGTAGCACATAACCAGGTAATAATTTATCAATGCTCCACGAAAATATAGTCCAGTTTTGAGTTCCAATGTGCCTACTGGTCATAGACACTGAGGACGCATAAATTGCATATTGttgcattgttttattccAAGTTTCAGAGGATTCTCGCTGGTATTTGCATGAAATTTGCCTCAAGTCGAGACTTGAGAAATTGGGCCATTATACGCTTTCTTCTCTCCGCCCCTCCCTGTTGCGTCCCTCCCCTCACCTTATCTTCTCTTTCCCCTCAATGTTTCTTCCCTCTCCCTCACTGCATCTTCCCCATCATCCTCACTGCATCTTCCCTTCCCCCTCGCTGTATCTTCCCTCACCCCTTAGTGTATTCCCCCTTAACAGTCCCCCCTTATTGTATCTTCCCCATCACCCTCACTGCATCTACCCCCCTTCCATTCCCCCTTAGTGCATCTTTCCTCCCCCCATTGATGACATTCCTTATATCATATATgtcatatcagtcaatcttgttttaactGTCGATTTTCTAGCTCGcccggtcatttccttattaggaactacataccatatttgggagtcccgcttcaatcaattttttgctttttgagGTGGGCGAAAAGGCTTCAAGCGCTTCGCAACGTTCAATCCTAACCATCGTATTTCTTAGATATCATGCGGGACTCTGATCACTTCTGGAAGCGTCTTTGGTAGAATCGGGTACGGCTTTGGGCTGGCCAAGGACTCACCATACACCAAGCAACTGAGTAACGCAATCCTACAGCTCCGTCACGCTGGCTACATGGAGTTCCTTGACCGGAAGTGGCTGAAAGCAAATGACAAGTGCGCAGAGGCTGCTGAGAAGGCGAAGAGTGAGAACCAGCTGACTTTCGAGGATTTGTCGGGTGTCTTTATTGTCCTTATTGCAGGTAGGTGATGGTTgctggtgacgatgatgatgacgatgatgatgatgatgatgacgacgacgacgatgatgatgatggtgatggtgatggtgaaggtgaaggtgatggtgatagtgatggtgatggtgatggtgatggtgatggtgatggtgatggtgatggtgatggtgacatTGCGCGGGGGATTGGGCCGAGTTGATAAACTAAAACCATGATGGGACTATTTTAGGGGACGCAATTTAACTTGGCGTGGAACGATGTCGATGTCCATGTTGTGAATCTAACTAACGAAGATATCCCGGGAGGAGGATTGCCAAAACCTGCCATTTTCTAGTTTACATTCgacgccatgttgaattgCGCCCCCTTGAATTGTCCCAGCATGCTTTTCGCTTCCCAACTCGATCCAGCCCCCCACGCACAACGTAAGAGTGGCAAATTAACCCATTTAATACCAATGCCCTTTTTTTATCAAGGTATTGGTGTCAGCTGTGTGGTTCTAGTACTTGAATGGATATGGGCTTCGTGGCAAGACACTAAAGAGAGCCTTAAGACAGAGGGGACTCGACGTTCCTTGAAAGCGGCCCTCAAGGAGAGGGGCCATCGGGCCTTCCACGACTGGCACCACCGGGATGATGTCCCTCAGGTAAAGCACCTCATCAAATGTGTACCGAGCCGCCCAGTACTGCTTGCCCCATTGGTAACGATGGGATGATGCAGATCATCTCACTGATTACATGGCTGAAAGACTATTGGTTAAAAAACCGACAGCTTTGTATGTCTAACTACCAAAAGggggcggatccagaagtTTAAAACAGGGGGGGCCAAAGAaaaagtttcaagaaagggggggcgAGGACGTATTGTTCTCCCgtatatttccttatatttattcttatttctctttaaatattttaaatatttttttatttcttgttatttttaaggggAGCGGGaccatccccctcccccctagatccgcccctgaccAACAAACTCTGAAATCTACTTTCGTTGTAGGTGCACCGGCACGCCAAACATTGCTGGACAAACGCGAAGTTCTGTCTAGAAGACCAAGTTCTCCAATTACTGCAGTCAGTGAAGCGAAAAGTCTGCGGTGACGTAGCACCGTCTGTATCCGATATAGCGCTCGGTGAGACCACCATTGTCGAGGATTTGGAAAGAGTCATAGAAAACGAGAGTAGTGATGACAGCCATTACGAGGTGTGAACGAGAAATTGTCTCCATGAAAACTCGTGTGGGTACAGAATTCAGTCCCACAGAATCCAGCTCCTCCGTAAAGATCAGTGATTTCTATTTCGTTTTCCTTTTAAAAATAGACTGTGAGTGTTCTTATCAAGGATTTTATGAAgcagaataaaaacaaacaaaaccgtcTATATAATGGCTTCTTGCTTTAGGCAACAAAAATCGTATTCTAATTTGCCTACCCACTATCCACTCGCATTCTATTAGTTTCCCTGTAAATAATTTTAGTGTAAATAATTTCATAATTCAACCCTTGGGTTGCGAGGATTTTATTCAAtaaactatctatctatctatctgtctgtctgtctgtctgtctgtctgtctgtctgtctgtctgtctgtctgtctgtctgtctgtctgtctgtctgtctatacATTACAGGACACGCCCCTCCCCTATCTACGCACTTGTTTTGAATAAACTATGAACAACGCTACTCATTTTTTCCTTGAAAACAATCTTACGCGCTAGTTCCAGCCTCTTTTATCAATATTTGGACGTGTGCTAGCATCAGAGACTGGTCATATTTCTGCGCGAAGGCTTCGACGAATTACTGGCTTTGGAAACGATATTGTTTGTTTggttataataattttttcttaatcgtttttttattcctgCATCTAATTTAAAAACTACGTATATAAGGCCTAGAATTGTCagcgaataaaatatataaacaaaCTGAAAGCAGAACAAATAAACATTAAAACAAGTCTTTATCATCAGGTCatgcaattttcttttctttatttatattttattcgcctaaaatgaaattgtaattaaaataatttattggAACACTTCTTTTTCGGGAAAACGCTCGTTAAACTCTTAAGTCAACAACACATTTCGCGATAATTCTAAAATGCTTTTAAACTTCCATCAGAGGGTAACGATTAAAGGCACCAATTTTTTAacataataattaaaataagaaCAGAACAATGAAAGCGGGGTGAAAAAAGGCTGTTTGTTATCCCAAATGTCATATGATAGACCGATATTATTTACCAGGACGACACatttaaaacaatacaaaatcGGCCATGAATTCGCTTTTTTGCTATGGAAAAACTGTCGCGGAAGTAGTTTTAAAAAGTTGCCAACTCAAGATCGATGTCTGGGCTTTGACATGCCGCGCTTTGGTTGGCCATACCCAGTGGACTTGTTATTTGATCAAAAGCCTTCTGTTGGTTTTGCAAACAATAGTTCACTTGAAGTTAAGGCAGCTGCTCTAGCGAGGGCTGAATCCTTGGAGACAAGACCTAAATCGTTTGTAATCCACCTTTGGGGATCTAAGCCGTATTGGGGATAACAATCCTTGACGCTCACGAAATAACCTAAAATACTCGCCACCACCCGTTGTTATTTCTTCGTTTCGGAACACTTTACATTGTTCCTATTCTCCgctttttcatttattaccATATCGCTGTTTATTTGACATATGCTTTAAGAGTATGGCTTCAAAATAAGCAACATGTCTGCTAGTACAACCTCTACTTCAGACTCAGTGAAGAGCGACACGGTTTACGTGTCAAAGGAGCACGGGCATGCAGCCTTTCAAGTGCTGAACGAGATGCGAACCAACTCTGAACACTGCGATATTACCCTGAAAGCAGGGAATCTAGTCTTGTCGGCTCATCGAGTAGTCCTAGCCGCACTGTCGCCGTATTTTCGCGAGTTGTTGTTGCCTACAAATAACGAGAAAGCTGAGAAGGAATATGTCATGCCTGACTCGTTAAAGCCAGGCGCTGTGGTCGCCATGCTGGAGTTTTTCTATTCTGGTACACTTCAGATCAACCTGAAAAGTATCGAGGATTTGCTAGCGGCGGCGAGCACGATGAAGGTAACAAAACAGCCGTTGCCGGGATATGTTTACTGAAATAAATGGGCTCTTTCAAAGATGATCCCTAAAGTCTTTTTAGTTATatcaaattttgaaatttgagAAATTGCTTTTAAAATCACATTCTGGAATTATTATGTTAGAATTAGATGAATACAATATGAATTATATAATTTACCAGGTAGCTACACCCAAACAGTTATTACTTAAAATACAATATGCATAAAAGATATACATATAGCCTTATCGATAAATCTAAAGAATACCGAAAACGGATTTATGCCAAATGCCATACAGTATTTATATCTAAATTTAAATTCTAAACTTCTTTTATCAGCGAAAGACAATAGCATTATAACAAACGGAGGACATTTAAGGTATTTTTTTGCGGTTGCCAGGTTTCGCACACTTTGCGCGAAAAACGCATGATTCTGCTGTCATTTAGTGTCGCTATCACTTTCCTTTATGAGGATTTTGATTTGAAGTCTTTGAGAAAATCTCACTTTATAACTTCAATGGGCATGCATTTCTTGGCGGGAGATCATTTGTATAATTGCACAGCTTTTGATTACGGTTTAACTCAGATCCACTCAAAATATTATAGGATCTCGCATGTATAAATAGACTACAAGAAGTCGCCGCTGTGTCCAGCGTTCCACTTTACCCCTTACGAGTAggaatgagaaaaaaaaacggtgtTAGAGCCGCATCACCAAGGTGTCACAGCGGCGATGGTTAGGTGTCTAATGTATAAATTTACCgtgtacttttttatttaaagatgTCTTTATTAATCCTGATGAAACGCtcccattttgttttcaattcaAGACTAGAGATATAAAACACATCTACATATGACAAAGAACCTTATCTGATCATGTTAGCAACAAAAGAAAAGTGAGTCTTTAAAAACTACTCAACGAAGTCAGTTCAATAACCAATGACGAGAGAGAACAGAGCATCTGTTTCAAACAATATCACAGCGCCAAGTACGCACTCAAATACTTAAAttatggaaaaaaattagACAGAACAAGGAATATGGGGGAAAATGATGACCTAAATAGTCTAAATGGCTTGTAAATTTGTTtccagaaaaatatatattttcgtTTTAAGATCATTTACAATCATGCCAAGATAGCTCTCAAGAATGGCACCATTATTGATCAGCGTCTGTCTATACAATAGAATCGGAAATAATTTGCGCTATGTTGCAAGCGCTATAAATCATACTCATAAATTCGTTACGGAACAACAATGCATGCAAATATGTTAAAGGCTTATATTGGGCAAGCGTATAAGGTGTAAATATGagttgaaaaagaaagaaaagaagtAAAAGTGAATGTAAAGGTaaaggtgatggtgatgtggtgatggtgatggtgaaagCAAAGATTAAGGTGAGGGTGAAGGGGAAAGCGAAGGTTAAAGGGAAAATGAAGGTTAAGGTGAAGGTTGAGGTGAAAgtgaaggtgaaggtaaaGGTGAAGGTAGAGGTaaaggtgatggtgatggtgaaagCAAAGATTAAGGTGAGGGTGAAAGTGAAAGCGAAGGTTAAGGTGAAAATGAAGGTTAAGGTGAAGGTTGAGGTGAAAGTGAAGGTAAAGGTGGAGGTGAAGGTAAAGGTAAAGGtgaaggtgatggtgatggtggaggtgaaAGCAAAGGTGAAGGTTAAGGTAGAGGGCAAGGTAAGGGCAAATTCCTTAACTTAGGATAGGTAAATGTAAGTTGAAGATCAAGGCTGATGTAATGGGGTAAAGGTGAGAGTGGAGGGAATAAATGCAACGGCAAAGGCAATTTAATGGATAAGGTTAAGGTAAAGATTAAGATGTAAAAATAAGAGGTAAAGATAACGTTAACAAAAGTGCTAGAAAAGGTAAACAATGAAGGCTAAAGCACAAGTATGTGGCTTTATGATTCACATGATTTTGTAGAACCAGGAGGCCGTGAGGGCGCTAGAGAGCACAGCCATGTCTTCCATCAGTACCGCAAATTGTTTACGACTCCATGACGTATCGCTCAAGTATGGTCTTTACGAGATGAAGAACAAGATAGACCGGTTCCTTGAATGGAATTTCAAGAATTTGGCGAAAGAAGCAGACTTTCTGAAGCTTAGCGCCGGGCAACTTGCCGACATTGTCCAAAGTGAGAACCTACGAGTTCGCAAAGAGGAAGTAGTTTATGAAGCTGTCATGAAATGGTTCAAACATGACCCTGGGCACAGGTAATCCAAATATGCCGGTTTTTGCGAGGGGGGATCGACAAAAGAATGCGCAAACTAATGAATAAAGATTACTTATGTGTGTGTCGTGTGAGGCGGGGGTAGGTTAGTTAACGTAGGGATGCTTCCTTTCGCTCCATGTCtggtaatccggaatccatgaaaaaatgagacttggaatccggaatccatgctactggaatccggaatccacacactaggaccCGGAATCCAAGACTTaagctggaatccggaatacaAGAATCCTGGAAAACGaaatggaatccggaatccagaaccctattggagaTCCTGTCATGAGGCGATGACTTACCCCTTAGCAACGCGCCATCGCCAAATATGGTATACAGAGTTTCAGGACAACACTATCCAATACCGTGGGACATCACACCAGCCTAAATAGATATCCCGTTGAGAAGGACGGTTTTGAGGGTTTATGAACCGTTTTCGATGGGTTTGACTCCACTATTGCACGCAATGCCTATTCCCATAGAAAGATGCTTATTCGTCACTGTCTATATATGTGTTTTCAATTGCACTAATGTTCATAACAACTTCTCAAATACAGGAGAGAAAATGCTGAGAAGGTTTTCCAAGAAGTTCGATTTTGCCAAATTCCAAAACGCTATCTGCTGAAACAAGTTGTTCCTGAATTAGTAGAAGGCGAAAAAATGTGCAAGGACTTAGTGGATGGAGCTATCTCCCATCAAGACGACCCGAAGAAAACCCCGGGAAATCCACGCAAGCCTCTCGAAGCCATTTATGTGATCAGTAGAAAAGACAACATGGCGGAGCGCTACGATCCCGTGCAGTGCGCATGCGTGCCATGCTATCCCCTGGTTCCTCTGGAGGATGATGAGGAGGTGGAATACCGCTGTGCAGTAGTGATCGGTTCGGATATATACGCGGTGTTTGCGAGTCGTGTTGAAAGGTTTGACCCGATAGGAATCTGTTGGCAAGAGGTTGGGTCAGGTACGTGGTAGAAACAAAACTGTTAATCAACTCttttttaaagccgcattgtaaccagtttacttccggaggtcagacggaaacctcaaccgttaaaagacaaaagaatctattagaatccgagatatttacaggccatccgctctaaattatcaatcacatcctcaaagaaacttccaatagacacactgctttcaatatttcgaaatatttttcgcgttttccgttaaataTCATCgaatattgttaggtaatcgaccggaagtaaactggtgataatgcggctttaagcaccaacaatttcaaacccttCCACTGTCACCCCATTTGAAGAAGCTTTCAATACTGAAATGACAGATGTGTTTCGCGGGGGAAAATCAGAATGgaattgtttattattgtcTAATCACTTATTCGATAATCAAGCTATCAAGATTCCCCATCAAGTACATGCTAGTTTCCATTTTGCCTCACAGAATCCAAGTCTAATAGGGAAAGGTTTTATAACTAGGAAATGAGAAAAATTAGTTTTAGATCCAGAGGCACACTTCT is part of the Nematostella vectensis chromosome 13, jaNemVect1.1, whole genome shotgun sequence genome and encodes:
- the LOC5505161 gene encoding kelch-like protein diablo isoform X2; this encodes MVMVKAKIKNQEAVRALESTAMSSISTANCLRLHDVSLKYGLYEMKNKIDRFLEWNFKNLAKEADFLKLSAGQLADIVQSENLRVRKEEVVYEAVMKWFKHDPGHRRENAEKVFQEVRFCQIPKRYLLKQVVPELVEGEKMCKDLVDGAISHQDDPKKTPGNPRKPLEAIYVISRKDNMAERYDPVQCACVPCYPLVPLEDDEEVEYRCAVVIGSDIYAVFASRVERFDPIGICWQEVGSGLDVRDAGICASKDTIYVVGGRLQGNGLQKYTIKQSTWSVGPEMNESRRLPGVTFLNNKVYVFGGYGSKGPLASAECYNVKQDKWSSIRGMRIPRFQLAATVHGGLIYVLGGRDNDADLSSVEVYDPKAKTWSKEELNMLEARNDFGVVEQNGRIYCFGGRGVATVECFDVEKKEWKTIGNTGHNNFAIDCVLFPPI
- the LOC5505161 gene encoding ring canal kelch homolog isoform X1, with product MSASTTSTSDSVKSDTVYVSKEHGHAAFQVLNEMRTNSEHCDITLKAGNLVLSAHRVVLAALSPYFRELLLPTNNEKAEKEYVMPDSLKPGAVVAMLEFFYSGTLQINLKSIEDLLAAASTMKNQEAVRALESTAMSSISTANCLRLHDVSLKYGLYEMKNKIDRFLEWNFKNLAKEADFLKLSAGQLADIVQSENLRVRKEEVVYEAVMKWFKHDPGHRRENAEKVFQEVRFCQIPKRYLLKQVVPELVEGEKMCKDLVDGAISHQDDPKKTPGNPRKPLEAIYVISRKDNMAERYDPVQCACVPCYPLVPLEDDEEVEYRCAVVIGSDIYAVFASRVERFDPIGICWQEVGSGLDVRDAGICASKDTIYVVGGRLQGNGLQKYTIKQSTWSVGPEMNESRRLPGVTFLNNKVYVFGGYGSKGPLASAECYNVKQDKWSSIRGMRIPRFQLAATVHGGLIYVLGGRDNDADLSSVEVYDPKAKTWSKEELNMLEARNDFGVVEQNGRIYCFGGRGVATVECFDVEKKEWKTIGNTGHNNFAIDCVLFPPI